The proteins below come from a single Mya arenaria isolate MELC-2E11 chromosome 8, ASM2691426v1 genomic window:
- the LOC128243255 gene encoding tyrosine aminotransferase-like isoform X2, with the protein MADTSLKRKRHCGSWNVKVSDIARNTFNPIRSIVDGMRLTPNPSKPMIALSIGDPTVFGNLVVPEEVENAVVKSIKQRKYNGYGPSTGYEQARQAVADYSSSETSHVDAKDVVLTSGCSGALDLCITCLANPGQNILIPCPGFSIYKTLAESIGVKVKHYSLLPERSWEIDLNYLESLIDDNTAAIIVNSPSNPCGSVYSRKHLQDILRVAEMHKVPIIADEIYEHFVFSGTEYHSLASLTDTVPVLSCSGLTKRFLVPGWRLGWIVINDRNNIFQEEVRHGLQCLSQKILGPNTLVQAAVPEILAHTSPSFYTDTLQFIEANAKLFFKKISAIPGLKPVMPQGAMYMMIGIEMEHFPEYKNDVVFTESLVTEQSVFCLPATCFDYPNFFRVVLTVPQEKLNEACERIAEFCERHYQETMESNGHQVHNEGFEENWTE; encoded by the exons ATGGCGGACACTTCATTGAAACGCAAGCGTCACTGTGGGAGCTGGAATGTCAAGGTCTCTGACATTGCGCGGAACACGTTTAATCCAATAAGGAGCATCGTGGACGGAATGAGGCTTACCCCTAACCCCAGCAAGCCTATGATCGCATTGTCTATTG GAGACCCTACAGTGTTTGGTAACCTGGTTGTGCCAGAGGAGGTGGAGAATGCAGTGGTGAAATCCATCAAACAGCGCAAATACAATGGATACGGACCTTCTACAG GATATGAACAGGCCCGCCAGGCAGTCGCAGATTATTCATCCTCAGAAACCTCCCATGTGGACGCAAAG GATGTTGTGTTGACAAGTGGCTGTTCCGGAGCTCTTGACCTGTGCATCACGTGTCTCGCAAACCCCGGCCAGAACATCCTAATCCCCTGCCCTGGATTCTCCATTTACAAGACCCTTGCTGAGTCCATTGGCGTGAAGGTCAAACACTACAGTCTTCTG CCAGAGAGATCTTGGGAAATAGACCTGAATTACCTTGAGTCGCTGATAGATGACAATACCGCAGCCATCATCGTGAACAGCCCCTCAAACCCTTGTGGCAGTGTGTACTCACGTAAGCACCTGCAGGACATCCTCAGAGTTGCGGAGATGCACAAGGTGCCCATCATCGCTGATGAGATTTATGAGCACTTC GTATTCAGCGGGACGGAGTACCACTCATTGGCCTCGTTAACTGACACTGTCCCTGTTCTCTCATGCAGCGGCCTAACCAAGCGATTCCTCGTGCCGGGATGGAGGCTTGGCTGGATTGTTATCAATGACAGGAATAACATCTTCCAGGAGGAG GTTCGCCATGGTCTGCAGTGTCTCTCTCAGAAGATCCTGGGCCCAAACACGCTGGTGCAAGCCGCCGTCCCCGAAATTCTCGCACACACCTCTCCGTCCTTCTACACGGACACGCTTCAGTTCATTGAGGCGAACGCCAAACTGTTCTTCAAGAAGATATCCGCCATTCCCGGACTAAAGCCCGTCATGCCGCAGGGGGCCATGTATATGATG ATTGGTATTGAGATGGAGCATTTCCCGGAGTACAAGAATGATGTGGTCTTCACGGAATCGCTTGTTACAGAACAGAGCGTCTTCTGTCTGCCAGCTACT TGCTTCGACTACCCGAACTTTTTCCGTGTAGTGTTGACCGTTCCCCAGGAAAAGTTGAACGAAGCGTGCGAGAGGATTGCGGAATTCTGTGAGCGGCACTACCAGGAGACTATGGAGAGCAACGGGCACCAAGTTCACAATGAGGGCTTCGAAGAAAACTGGACCGAGTGA
- the LOC128243255 gene encoding tyrosine aminotransferase-like isoform X1: protein MMQTDYNHRNGHDLCKNAHYDPYTEVRMADTSLKRKRHCGSWNVKVSDIARNTFNPIRSIVDGMRLTPNPSKPMIALSIGDPTVFGNLVVPEEVENAVVKSIKQRKYNGYGPSTGYEQARQAVADYSSSETSHVDAKDVVLTSGCSGALDLCITCLANPGQNILIPCPGFSIYKTLAESIGVKVKHYSLLPERSWEIDLNYLESLIDDNTAAIIVNSPSNPCGSVYSRKHLQDILRVAEMHKVPIIADEIYEHFVFSGTEYHSLASLTDTVPVLSCSGLTKRFLVPGWRLGWIVINDRNNIFQEEVRHGLQCLSQKILGPNTLVQAAVPEILAHTSPSFYTDTLQFIEANAKLFFKKISAIPGLKPVMPQGAMYMMIGIEMEHFPEYKNDVVFTESLVTEQSVFCLPATCFDYPNFFRVVLTVPQEKLNEACERIAEFCERHYQETMESNGHQVHNEGFEENWTE from the exons ATGATGCAGACAGATTATAATCATAGAAATGGACATGACCTCTGCAAAAACg CACACTACGACCCATATACAGAGGTGAGAATGGCGGACACTTCATTGAAACGCAAGCGTCACTGTGGGAGCTGGAATGTCAAGGTCTCTGACATTGCGCGGAACACGTTTAATCCAATAAGGAGCATCGTGGACGGAATGAGGCTTACCCCTAACCCCAGCAAGCCTATGATCGCATTGTCTATTG GAGACCCTACAGTGTTTGGTAACCTGGTTGTGCCAGAGGAGGTGGAGAATGCAGTGGTGAAATCCATCAAACAGCGCAAATACAATGGATACGGACCTTCTACAG GATATGAACAGGCCCGCCAGGCAGTCGCAGATTATTCATCCTCAGAAACCTCCCATGTGGACGCAAAG GATGTTGTGTTGACAAGTGGCTGTTCCGGAGCTCTTGACCTGTGCATCACGTGTCTCGCAAACCCCGGCCAGAACATCCTAATCCCCTGCCCTGGATTCTCCATTTACAAGACCCTTGCTGAGTCCATTGGCGTGAAGGTCAAACACTACAGTCTTCTG CCAGAGAGATCTTGGGAAATAGACCTGAATTACCTTGAGTCGCTGATAGATGACAATACCGCAGCCATCATCGTGAACAGCCCCTCAAACCCTTGTGGCAGTGTGTACTCACGTAAGCACCTGCAGGACATCCTCAGAGTTGCGGAGATGCACAAGGTGCCCATCATCGCTGATGAGATTTATGAGCACTTC GTATTCAGCGGGACGGAGTACCACTCATTGGCCTCGTTAACTGACACTGTCCCTGTTCTCTCATGCAGCGGCCTAACCAAGCGATTCCTCGTGCCGGGATGGAGGCTTGGCTGGATTGTTATCAATGACAGGAATAACATCTTCCAGGAGGAG GTTCGCCATGGTCTGCAGTGTCTCTCTCAGAAGATCCTGGGCCCAAACACGCTGGTGCAAGCCGCCGTCCCCGAAATTCTCGCACACACCTCTCCGTCCTTCTACACGGACACGCTTCAGTTCATTGAGGCGAACGCCAAACTGTTCTTCAAGAAGATATCCGCCATTCCCGGACTAAAGCCCGTCATGCCGCAGGGGGCCATGTATATGATG ATTGGTATTGAGATGGAGCATTTCCCGGAGTACAAGAATGATGTGGTCTTCACGGAATCGCTTGTTACAGAACAGAGCGTCTTCTGTCTGCCAGCTACT TGCTTCGACTACCCGAACTTTTTCCGTGTAGTGTTGACCGTTCCCCAGGAAAAGTTGAACGAAGCGTGCGAGAGGATTGCGGAATTCTGTGAGCGGCACTACCAGGAGACTATGGAGAGCAACGGGCACCAAGTTCACAATGAGGGCTTCGAAGAAAACTGGACCGAGTGA